One window from the genome of Gimesia aquarii encodes:
- a CDS encoding pyridoxine 5'-phosphate synthase: MPALGVNIDHVATVRQARLTYEPDPVWAGVLAELGGADGITLHLREDRRHIQDHDLYTMKKTVQVKLNLEMAAEAEMTNIALDVRPDQVSLVPEKREELTTEGGLDVITNSDRIRHCIDQLKEAGIEVSIFIDPDVDQIAAAKNLGVQGVELHTGRYADATSADDQQIEYEALVNASEFTIQQGIKLHMGHGLTYRNVSRIASIPNVSELNIGHSIVSRAVLVGMEQAVREMKALITS, translated from the coding sequence ATGCCAGCTTTAGGTGTGAATATTGATCATGTTGCCACGGTTCGTCAGGCACGCTTAACTTATGAGCCAGATCCGGTTTGGGCAGGGGTTCTGGCGGAATTGGGTGGTGCTGATGGGATTACGTTGCACCTGCGGGAAGATCGACGACATATCCAGGATCACGATCTTTATACCATGAAGAAAACGGTACAGGTTAAGTTGAATCTGGAAATGGCAGCAGAAGCAGAAATGACGAATATCGCTCTGGATGTACGTCCCGATCAGGTTTCATTGGTTCCAGAAAAAAGAGAGGAACTGACGACAGAAGGGGGGCTGGACGTCATCACAAATTCAGACCGGATCAGACATTGCATCGATCAGCTGAAAGAGGCAGGCATTGAGGTCAGTATTTTTATTGATCCAGATGTGGATCAAATCGCTGCTGCGAAAAACCTGGGAGTTCAAGGAGTCGAATTGCATACAGGCCGTTACGCTGATGCTACTTCGGCAGATGATCAGCAGATAGAATATGAAGCACTCGTCAATGCCTCTGAATTTACCATTCAACAGGGAATAAAGCTGCATATGGGGCATGGGTTAACGTATCGTAATGTCTCAAGGATTGCATCGATACCAAATGTGAGTGAGTTAAACATTGGTCACAGTATTGTCTCTCGAGCCGTTTTGGTAGGAATGGAACAGGCGGTGCGGGAGATGAAAGCCTTGATTACAAGTTAG
- the glnA gene encoding type I glutamate--ammonia ligase encodes MTPKDFFAFAEKNGAKMVDLKFTDIFGTWQHCSYPISTWDEGTFEDGVGFDGSSIRGWQPIDSSDMLAVPDPSTVKMDPFFKQPTVSVLADIVDPITKEDYNKDPRNVVKKGLAYLNQTGIADTCYIGPEPEFFIFDDVRYLSTQRGAMYEIDSSEAAWNTGKSEEANLGHKVGYKGGYFPVSPIDSYGDLRAEMVEELEKLGIVVEAHHHEVATAGQCEIDMEFAPLLQMADQFMWYKYVIKNVAKRNGKTVTFMPKPVFEDNGSGMHTHISLWKGGDTLMYGDGYAGMSELALNAIGGIIKHGRALIALSNPTANSFHRLVPGFEAPVTLAMSQRNRSASCRIPMYSGSPKAKRVEFRCPDPTANGYLSFTALMMAMIDGVQNKIDPGEPLDRDIYDMTPEELAETNVAPKSLEEALIALEEDHAFLTAGDVFSEDLIKSFIEHKRTEELDPIRLRPHPYEFDLYYNA; translated from the coding sequence ATGACTCCCAAAGACTTTTTTGCATTTGCAGAAAAAAATGGCGCTAAAATGGTAGACCTGAAGTTTACCGATATCTTTGGCACCTGGCAGCATTGTTCGTACCCCATTAGCACTTGGGACGAGGGTACTTTTGAAGATGGCGTTGGTTTCGACGGTTCTTCGATTCGTGGTTGGCAGCCCATTGATAGCTCAGACATGCTTGCCGTACCTGATCCTTCTACTGTAAAAATGGATCCTTTTTTCAAGCAGCCTACCGTCAGCGTGCTGGCTGATATTGTCGATCCCATTACCAAAGAGGACTACAACAAAGATCCTCGTAATGTTGTGAAAAAAGGGCTTGCCTATCTGAATCAGACGGGCATCGCAGATACATGCTATATCGGGCCTGAGCCGGAATTCTTTATCTTTGATGATGTACGTTATCTTTCGACTCAACGAGGGGCAATGTATGAGATCGATTCTTCAGAAGCCGCCTGGAATACAGGTAAGTCTGAAGAAGCCAACCTGGGTCATAAAGTGGGCTATAAGGGCGGATATTTTCCTGTTTCGCCAATTGACAGCTATGGCGACCTGCGTGCTGAAATGGTCGAAGAGCTGGAAAAATTGGGGATTGTTGTTGAAGCACATCACCATGAAGTGGCAACTGCCGGTCAGTGCGAAATCGATATGGAATTCGCACCGCTCTTGCAGATGGCAGACCAGTTCATGTGGTACAAATACGTGATTAAAAACGTTGCAAAGCGAAATGGTAAAACTGTCACATTTATGCCTAAGCCTGTCTTTGAAGACAATGGTTCCGGAATGCACACTCATATCTCACTCTGGAAGGGGGGAGATACTTTGATGTACGGCGATGGCTATGCCGGCATGAGTGAATTGGCTTTGAATGCGATTGGTGGAATTATCAAACATGGCCGCGCATTGATTGCTTTGTCAAACCCAACTGCCAATAGTTTCCATCGACTGGTACCTGGCTTCGAAGCACCCGTAACACTGGCCATGAGCCAGCGTAACCGATCTGCTTCTTGCCGCATTCCGATGTATTCTGGTAGCCCCAAGGCAAAGCGCGTCGAGTTCCGTTGTCCCGATCCAACAGCCAATGGTTATCTCAGCTTTACCGCTTTGATGATGGCGATGATTGATGGCGTTCAGAACAAAATTGATCCTGGTGAGCCATTGGATCGTGACATCTATGACATGACTCCGGAAGAATTAGCGGAAACCAATGTGGCTCCCAAGTCTCTGGAAGAAGCTCTGATTGCGCTGGAAGAAGATCACGCCTTCTTGACAGCCGGCGATGTCTTCAGTGAAGATCTAATCAAATCCTTTATTGAGCATAAGCGGACTGAAGAGTTGGATCCCATTCGCTTGCGACCTCATCCTTACGAATTTGATCTGTACTATAACGCGTAA
- a CDS encoding Hsp20/alpha crystallin family protein, whose protein sequence is MLSTRTHKLGFPFSANLRSELDDAFSQMFGKSLTGCEGAYSPLSVWEEESKYHVSLDVPGMKKEELSLDIQDGHLILTGERSTVEDREYLHNERRFGKFKRMIQLPDWVDPTSVNATLDAGVLTTVLDKKPDLQPKSIEIKDSSQSE, encoded by the coding sequence ATGTTAAGTACACGAACTCACAAATTAGGATTTCCTTTTTCCGCAAATCTTCGTTCAGAGCTGGATGATGCTTTCAGTCAAATGTTTGGCAAGTCATTAACTGGATGTGAAGGTGCGTATTCTCCACTTTCGGTTTGGGAAGAAGAAAGCAAGTATCATGTTTCCCTTGATGTTCCCGGTATGAAAAAGGAAGAATTGTCACTCGATATTCAGGATGGTCACCTTATTCTGACAGGCGAACGGAGTACTGTCGAAGACCGTGAATACCTGCATAATGAACGTCGATTTGGGAAATTCAAGCGTATGATCCAGCTTCCGGATTGGGTAGATCCCACTTCGGTGAATGCAACGCTTGATGCGGGTGTTTTAACCACTGTCCTGGATAAAAAACCGGACTTGCAGCCGAAGAGTATCGAAATTAAGGATTCATCGCAGTCAGAATAA
- a CDS encoding HAD-IIA family hydrolase: MLPGYLIDMDGVIYRGTDLIDGAVEFINELKKRDLPFIFLTNNSQRTRRDVVTKLSRMGITVGEEHIFTCAMATARFLAQSKPDGTAYVIGEGGLLHALHRNGYSIVDHDPDYVVVGEGRSMNFEMIEAAVRMIENGAKLIATNMDPNCPTQNGLRPGCGAIVAMLEAATKKKAFSVGKPSPVMMRSARQELEISSAQTTMIGDTMETDILGGVEMGYRSVLVLSGGTSLTDLDYYAYQPDLVVESIADLNNEEFFHLDQSRFPKVERLLA, encoded by the coding sequence ATGTTACCAGGATACTTAATTGACATGGATGGTGTGATTTACCGTGGGACTGACCTGATCGATGGGGCAGTCGAATTTATTAATGAATTAAAAAAGAGAGATCTCCCTTTCATTTTTTTGACCAATAACAGTCAAAGAACTCGCAGGGATGTCGTCACGAAATTATCCCGTATGGGAATCACGGTGGGTGAAGAACATATTTTTACCTGTGCGATGGCAACTGCCCGATTTCTTGCACAGAGTAAGCCTGATGGAACGGCTTATGTTATTGGAGAAGGAGGTCTGCTCCATGCTCTGCATCGCAATGGATATTCTATAGTTGATCATGATCCCGATTATGTTGTCGTTGGCGAAGGCAGGTCGATGAACTTCGAAATGATCGAAGCCGCTGTACGCATGATTGAAAATGGAGCAAAATTAATTGCCACTAATATGGATCCCAACTGTCCAACGCAAAATGGTCTCAGACCTGGGTGTGGAGCCATTGTCGCAATGTTGGAAGCGGCTACTAAGAAAAAAGCTTTCAGCGTGGGAAAGCCGAGTCCTGTTATGATGCGCAGTGCACGACAGGAATTGGAGATTTCTTCTGCTCAAACCACAATGATTGGCGACACTATGGAAACGGATATTCTAGGTGGTGTGGAGATGGGATATCGTTCTGTACTGGTTTTATCAGGTGGAACCTCATTGACTGATTTAGATTATTATGCCTATCAGCCCGATCTTGTGGTTGAAAGTATTGCCGATTTGAACAATGAAGAATTCTTTCATCTGGATCAATCACGATTTCCTAAGGTCGAACGCTTACTCGCCTGA
- a CDS encoding phosphoadenylyl-sulfate reductase: protein MARLTQADLADLNEAFEERTPAELIHWAQEMFGSRLAALSSMQRAGCVVAHMLSQMKADIPILFVDTGVLYQETLETRDRLMKEYNLDIVTLEPEKTMSQQTEELGVLYLSVEGQEQCCDLRKTQPLMQVADQYDALIGSLRRADGGQRANVPILAIDPAMNCLRVNILASLSKEEFQAYLEENQVITNPLHQQGYPTIGCNRCTTPVMESEPNRAGRWRHLGPWSQYCGINPTDVSGKHAPAIELSQHLVDRILGRETDFMI from the coding sequence ATGGCACGTCTGACTCAGGCCGATTTAGCAGATCTCAACGAAGCATTTGAAGAACGAACTCCCGCTGAACTGATCCATTGGGCACAGGAAATGTTTGGCTCGCGTCTGGCAGCTTTATCATCAATGCAGCGTGCAGGGTGTGTTGTCGCGCATATGTTGAGTCAGATGAAAGCGGACATACCGATTCTGTTTGTAGATACTGGTGTTTTATATCAGGAAACATTGGAGACCCGTGATCGACTGATGAAAGAATACAATTTAGATATTGTTACTCTGGAACCAGAAAAAACAATGTCACAACAGACTGAAGAGCTGGGAGTTTTATACCTTTCAGTCGAAGGACAGGAGCAGTGTTGTGATTTGCGGAAGACACAACCTTTAATGCAGGTTGCAGATCAATATGATGCTCTGATTGGAAGTCTACGTCGCGCTGATGGTGGCCAACGCGCGAATGTGCCGATTTTGGCAATCGACCCTGCGATGAACTGCTTGCGTGTGAACATTCTCGCAAGTTTATCCAAGGAAGAGTTTCAGGCCTACCTCGAAGAGAATCAAGTGATTACAAACCCGCTACATCAGCAAGGGTATCCAACCATTGGTTGTAATCGTTGCACAACTCCCGTAATGGAAAGCGAACCGAATCGTGCCGGACGTTGGCGGCACTTGGGACCCTGGTCTCAGTATTGCGGAATCAACCCGACTGATGTCTCGGGGAAACACGCGCCCGCCATCGAATTATCACAGCATTTGGTAGATCGAATTCTGGGGCGCGAAACGGACTTTATGATCTAA
- a CDS encoding endo alpha-1,4 polygalactosaminidase has product MKLFTLLFLCIMCNLILTTSARLVSAEEKAFVPTGFQLYYGSDPKIMKQLKKRMHKGQIVVIELRGLDQKQIATLVNLANQAGAKVIGYISIGELEQLEKANFEQFLKQHNMPTSLEKISPGKNELFQSWHMDVSQEIWKKFLFKKIDQIYQQKIDGLFLDTVDTTDLYINHREWPITRRAKSLKAMISLIREIKALSPYKFIMQNRGLNLIGKSVFVGEETGILVPGLYLSKSHPHNPDGLLWESAYTHTGDWIDGKEREMIQIQKNGFTSVFTLGYTDTKADRRQFFQKSQAAGFIPAWGSSTKTLHKELTRGITTK; this is encoded by the coding sequence ATGAAATTATTTACACTTCTTTTTCTTTGTATCATGTGCAATTTGATTCTCACCACTTCTGCTCGACTTGTCAGCGCAGAAGAAAAGGCCTTTGTGCCAACTGGTTTTCAGCTCTACTACGGAAGCGATCCTAAAATCATGAAGCAGTTAAAAAAACGAATGCATAAAGGGCAAATTGTTGTCATCGAACTGCGTGGACTTGATCAAAAGCAAATCGCAACCCTGGTAAATCTTGCAAACCAAGCGGGTGCTAAAGTGATTGGCTATATTAGTATTGGTGAATTGGAACAGTTAGAAAAAGCTAACTTTGAACAATTTCTTAAACAACACAATATGCCAACCTCTTTAGAAAAGATCTCTCCAGGAAAAAATGAGCTCTTCCAATCTTGGCACATGGATGTCAGCCAAGAAATATGGAAAAAGTTTCTGTTCAAAAAGATCGACCAGATTTACCAACAAAAAATCGATGGTCTGTTTCTGGATACAGTCGATACCACTGATCTTTATATCAATCACCGGGAATGGCCAATCACCCGTAGAGCCAAAAGTCTAAAAGCGATGATCAGTCTGATTCGAGAAATCAAAGCCCTGTCACCGTATAAGTTTATCATGCAAAATCGTGGATTGAATCTGATTGGGAAATCTGTTTTTGTGGGTGAGGAAACTGGTATCCTAGTTCCAGGGCTGTATCTTAGTAAATCACATCCACATAATCCGGATGGTTTACTATGGGAATCAGCCTATACTCACACTGGCGACTGGATCGATGGGAAAGAACGAGAAATGATTCAGATTCAAAAAAACGGATTCACATCGGTCTTCACTCTGGGATATACAGATACCAAAGCAGATCGCAGACAATTCTTTCAGAAGAGTCAGGCTGCAGGATTTATCCCTGCCTGGGGAAGTTCCACGAAAACTTTACACAAAGAACTCACTCGGGGAATCACAACTAAGTAA
- a CDS encoding sulfatase family protein, whose translation MNQNRTKKQTFFYTLSLLWICCFFSTNCLATAKNPPNIVLIVSDDQGYKDLGCFGSQEVITPHLDCLAKEGARLTNFYVTWPACTPSRGSLLTGRYPQRNGIYDMIRNEAPDYGHKYRPEEYEVTFERIGGMDVREKLLPQLLKASGYVSGIYGKWDLGVHKRFLPLARGFDDFYGFTNTGIDYFTHERYGVPSMFRNNELTEEDKGEYCTYLFQRDAVRFLKENHQKPFFLYLPFNAPHGASSLDPRIRGGAQAPEKYKKMYPHLKDSLVTKKKTGRYEFRENFKGPVIAQGVSASKRRLEYAASITCMDAAIGEVLDLLDKYKVADNTIVVFFSDNGGGGGSDNSPLKGKKGMMFEGGIRVPCIVRYPKKIKAGTVNEGLLTSLELVPTFLKEAGIALPEEIVFDGYDMLPTLMEQGESPRKEMYWQRRADKAARVGNWKWVESAKGNGLFNLSQDVGEKHDLSKTHPEKLKEMKAYFANWKKEMAEAEPRGPFRDF comes from the coding sequence GTGAATCAGAATCGAACTAAAAAGCAGACTTTTTTTTACACTTTATCCCTATTATGGATTTGCTGTTTTTTTTCAACGAACTGTTTAGCCACAGCAAAGAACCCTCCCAATATTGTTCTGATTGTCAGCGATGATCAAGGGTATAAAGATCTGGGTTGTTTTGGCAGCCAGGAAGTGATCACTCCTCACTTGGATTGTTTAGCCAAAGAAGGAGCCAGACTTACGAATTTCTATGTGACCTGGCCTGCCTGTACTCCTAGTCGAGGTAGTTTATTGACGGGACGTTATCCACAACGGAATGGTATCTATGACATGATTCGAAATGAAGCACCTGACTATGGTCATAAATATAGGCCCGAAGAGTATGAAGTCACTTTCGAGCGAATCGGTGGCATGGATGTACGAGAGAAGTTGCTGCCGCAATTATTGAAAGCCTCCGGTTATGTCAGCGGGATTTATGGTAAATGGGACTTAGGAGTACATAAACGCTTTCTTCCCCTGGCTCGTGGATTTGATGATTTCTATGGGTTCACAAATACTGGCATCGATTATTTCACACATGAACGTTATGGCGTACCCTCAATGTTTAGAAATAATGAGCTTACCGAAGAAGATAAAGGAGAATATTGTACCTATCTCTTTCAGCGCGATGCCGTTCGATTTTTAAAAGAGAACCACCAAAAACCATTCTTTCTTTATTTACCTTTTAATGCACCACATGGAGCATCAAGCCTCGATCCTCGTATTCGTGGTGGTGCCCAGGCACCGGAAAAATATAAAAAAATGTATCCTCATTTGAAAGACAGCCTCGTTACCAAAAAAAAGACGGGACGCTACGAATTTCGTGAGAACTTCAAAGGGCCTGTGATCGCGCAGGGGGTTTCAGCCAGCAAACGACGCCTGGAGTATGCCGCTTCTATCACTTGCATGGATGCGGCCATTGGTGAAGTATTGGATTTGCTTGATAAATACAAAGTCGCAGATAATACCATTGTCGTTTTCTTTTCTGATAATGGAGGTGGGGGAGGATCAGACAATTCACCTCTTAAAGGTAAAAAAGGAATGATGTTCGAAGGGGGCATACGTGTTCCTTGTATTGTGCGATACCCCAAAAAAATTAAAGCGGGAACAGTCAATGAAGGGTTACTCACTTCACTGGAATTAGTACCCACATTCCTTAAGGAAGCAGGTATCGCTTTACCTGAAGAAATTGTCTTTGATGGATACGATATGTTGCCGACGTTGATGGAACAAGGAGAGTCTCCTCGAAAGGAAATGTACTGGCAACGCCGGGCTGATAAAGCAGCGCGGGTAGGAAACTGGAAGTGGGTAGAATCAGCTAAAGGAAATGGTCTGTTTAATCTTTCGCAGGACGTGGGGGAGAAACATGATCTTTCAAAAACACATCCTGAAAAGCTGAAAGAAATGAAAGCTTACTTTGCTAACTGGAAAAAAGAAATGGCCGAGGCGGAACCACGTGGACCGTTTCGTGATTTTTAG
- a CDS encoding outer membrane protein assembly factor BamB family protein, with the protein MPNIFSHQMIFTLLFLHTLLGPTQASDWPMWRLNAQRSAKTEQTIPDTLHVQWVHQLPQLHPAFKNARLQFDVGYEPIVKNGILFYGSSDTNSVTALDVKTGKELWRFYTNGPVRLAPVAWKDSVLFGSDDGYLYSLAAQSGALQWKFQAVPSSRLILGNRRLISVWPVRGGPVVDENTIYFAAGVWPFEGIFIYALNAETGERRWINDRLGYIYGQHPHAAEAFGGVTPQGYLLITGDELIVPCGTAFPARLNKQTGELIEFQLPKAGRKPGGWFTAAGKAARRGETEAPKSDLLFDRDVNSARHENGQNYGPDGKRGVRQQIQAGEKQLTYQKQYPGVSGTIHSMLVASNRLLITTLEGSIYCLGPEKTSTQMYVSSALERSKTTQPQATTPQLPSVISNSVAGGGYVVLAGVPDTKLIDSLLTGKSLHILVSDFDKNQVKTYRHSYYDQGWTASEISFIDGPLADLELPAYFAQLIIAQEPQHSGFESFSQLVTNLYPTLRPYGGSLLLNCTEETHSKLREEFRDLSQAQISRHSGYTVMEKAGAIPGSTNYTGGWSSPDELVKAPVGVLWYDDSVGNFKRAPQPMFVDGVMISHSKYWQGYPAGIRPPYKLLKPQYSDVYTGRTLNEKQAKTLVEELPTRDQTQKQPSQYRPPYQKNDWSPAPPVIGERTNPLTGQSEPRAFPKSYGCDGGVDYSYLYTMRSGTAAFYDKRVESGTIHISGPRSGCTNSIVPANGLLNVPYYFQGCTCSYPLPVGLSLISMPEAYEQWMVWGKSEAKEIRRVGLNFGAPGDRKTDRGTLWLDAPSVGGPSPELDLTIEPKNVTPFYQHSLWVEGGRGWPWVGASGISGVKSITLKKLKGSNYTLRLYFIEPEFSTKEQRIFSVSLNGKPVIKDLDIYQETQAGHHIHVREFSQVPLAGTLNLAFTATKGKPLICGVELVEKNLPLDTLVKLPTRKQRLLTKVNP; encoded by the coding sequence ATGCCAAATATCTTTTCACACCAAATGATCTTTACGCTGTTATTTCTTCATACGCTTCTTGGACCGACTCAAGCCAGCGACTGGCCCATGTGGCGTTTGAATGCGCAACGTTCTGCAAAAACAGAGCAAACGATTCCGGATACGCTACACGTCCAGTGGGTACATCAATTACCGCAACTACACCCCGCATTCAAAAATGCCCGTCTACAATTTGATGTTGGATATGAACCCATCGTTAAAAATGGAATCCTCTTTTATGGTTCATCCGATACAAATTCAGTCACTGCCCTCGATGTCAAAACAGGCAAAGAACTCTGGCGATTTTATACTAACGGTCCTGTTCGCCTGGCTCCTGTAGCCTGGAAAGACTCCGTCCTATTTGGCTCAGATGATGGCTATCTTTATTCACTGGCTGCTCAATCTGGCGCGCTACAGTGGAAATTTCAAGCGGTTCCTTCCAGCCGTCTGATTCTGGGAAATCGTAGACTCATCTCAGTCTGGCCTGTACGAGGTGGACCAGTGGTTGATGAAAACACCATTTATTTCGCAGCTGGGGTCTGGCCGTTTGAAGGCATATTTATTTATGCATTGAATGCAGAGACTGGGGAGCGCCGTTGGATCAATGATCGACTGGGATACATTTATGGACAACATCCTCATGCAGCAGAAGCCTTTGGTGGAGTGACTCCGCAGGGATACCTGCTCATTACAGGCGACGAATTGATCGTCCCCTGCGGCACCGCATTCCCAGCCCGCCTCAATAAACAAACCGGAGAGCTCATTGAATTCCAGCTCCCTAAAGCGGGTCGTAAACCGGGAGGCTGGTTCACGGCAGCAGGTAAGGCGGCGCGGCGTGGTGAAACCGAAGCCCCAAAATCAGATCTGTTATTTGATCGAGACGTTAATTCCGCGCGACATGAAAACGGGCAAAATTATGGGCCGGATGGTAAACGTGGGGTCCGCCAACAAATTCAAGCAGGGGAAAAACAACTTACCTATCAAAAGCAATATCCGGGAGTCTCAGGAACCATTCACTCAATGCTTGTCGCTTCTAATCGATTATTGATTACGACACTGGAAGGGAGCATCTATTGCTTAGGTCCTGAAAAAACATCGACTCAGATGTATGTCTCTTCTGCTCTGGAACGATCAAAAACAACACAACCACAAGCAACAACCCCTCAATTACCATCAGTTATTTCTAATTCTGTTGCAGGAGGAGGATACGTTGTACTGGCAGGAGTACCAGACACAAAGCTGATAGACAGCTTGCTGACAGGCAAATCTCTCCACATTCTCGTTTCAGATTTCGATAAAAATCAGGTCAAAACATACCGTCATTCTTATTATGACCAAGGTTGGACTGCCTCTGAAATCTCTTTTATCGATGGACCATTGGCAGACCTTGAGCTACCAGCTTACTTTGCGCAGCTGATCATTGCTCAGGAGCCTCAGCACTCAGGCTTTGAATCATTTTCACAACTGGTTACGAATTTGTATCCCACACTGAGACCTTATGGAGGCAGTCTCCTGTTAAATTGCACGGAAGAGACTCATTCTAAATTGAGAGAGGAATTTCGAGACTTGTCCCAGGCACAAATTTCACGACACAGTGGATACACGGTCATGGAAAAAGCAGGTGCGATTCCCGGTTCAACGAATTATACCGGAGGCTGGTCGAGTCCAGATGAGTTAGTGAAAGCACCTGTGGGTGTGCTCTGGTATGACGACAGCGTCGGAAATTTCAAACGAGCCCCCCAACCTATGTTTGTTGACGGTGTGATGATCTCACACTCTAAGTACTGGCAAGGTTATCCTGCTGGAATTCGTCCACCTTATAAATTACTTAAACCTCAATATTCTGATGTTTATACTGGTAGAACCCTCAATGAAAAACAGGCGAAAACACTCGTTGAGGAATTGCCAACACGGGATCAAACGCAAAAACAACCCAGTCAGTACCGACCGCCTTACCAGAAAAATGACTGGAGCCCTGCACCTCCGGTAATTGGCGAACGTACGAACCCTTTAACCGGTCAGTCAGAACCGCGTGCGTTTCCCAAAAGCTATGGCTGTGATGGAGGTGTTGATTATAGTTATCTCTATACCATGCGATCTGGAACAGCCGCCTTTTATGACAAGCGTGTAGAAAGTGGTACCATACACATCAGCGGCCCCCGTTCCGGCTGCACGAACAGCATTGTTCCTGCCAACGGATTGTTGAACGTACCTTATTATTTTCAGGGATGTACCTGCAGTTATCCATTACCAGTTGGTCTTTCTTTAATTTCGATGCCCGAAGCTTATGAACAATGGATGGTCTGGGGCAAAAGTGAGGCAAAAGAAATTCGCCGAGTGGGTTTAAATTTTGGTGCTCCCGGCGATCGAAAAACAGATCGGGGAACTCTTTGGCTTGACGCCCCCAGTGTAGGAGGCCCTTCTCCCGAACTTGATCTTACAATAGAACCGAAGAATGTTACCCCCTTCTATCAGCATTCACTCTGGGTAGAAGGTGGGCGCGGCTGGCCCTGGGTGGGCGCATCTGGAATCAGTGGAGTTAAGAGCATCACCCTGAAAAAATTAAAAGGCTCGAATTATACATTACGTCTCTATTTTATAGAGCCTGAATTCTCCACAAAAGAACAACGCATCTTCAGCGTTTCCCTAAATGGGAAGCCAGTGATTAAAGATTTAGATATCTACCAGGAAACACAAGCCGGACACCACATTCATGTTCGCGAATTCTCTCAAGTTCCCCTTGCTGGCACGTTGAACTTAGCCTTTACGGCTACCAAAGGTAAACCCTTGATTTGCGGAGTGGAACTCGTCGAGAAGAATCTGCCACTTGACACATTAGTCAAGTTACCAACTCGTAAACAGAGGCTCCTGACTAAAGTGAATCCTTAA
- a CDS encoding MFS transporter translates to MFNPPVVYPLRISPYEVETMTDQSAEPQQQPNQKASFIQWLIIATVLITALSLLAVHLPERLKLLLVYAVVYGLISGGVLTTLAIKFGLSVKKKLILVIVCLTILGQSLVLYLSHQRYREMTLKRFKADQTSFAIDRVIATSEPPEDPKARKDYEQVLKQIQEAKTERRKREKDLLKISSYLKHRISAIANLKAPWPHLFWFIELILCCLAVIWASQQVVRSDSNNTSAEKSIESKS, encoded by the coding sequence GTGTTCAATCCGCCTGTGGTTTATCCACTGCGCATTTCTCCCTATGAAGTCGAAACTATGACGGATCAGTCTGCAGAACCTCAACAACAGCCGAATCAAAAAGCCAGCTTTATTCAATGGTTGATCATCGCAACGGTACTGATAACGGCCCTTTCTCTGTTGGCAGTCCATCTCCCTGAACGTCTCAAACTCCTACTCGTCTATGCTGTAGTCTATGGATTAATTTCAGGTGGTGTTTTAACGACCTTGGCGATCAAGTTTGGACTCTCTGTTAAGAAGAAATTGATTCTGGTCATTGTTTGTTTGACCATTTTGGGTCAATCACTCGTTCTGTACTTATCTCACCAACGCTATCGAGAAATGACGCTAAAACGGTTCAAAGCTGATCAAACATCGTTTGCAATCGACCGCGTGATTGCAACCAGTGAACCACCGGAAGATCCTAAAGCACGAAAAGACTATGAGCAGGTGTTAAAACAGATTCAAGAAGCAAAAACGGAACGGAGAAAAAGAGAAAAGGATCTACTCAAAATCTCATCCTACTTAAAACATCGGATTTCTGCCATCGCCAACCTGAAGGCTCCCTGGCCTCATCTCTTCTGGTTCATTGAACTGATTCTGTGTTGTTTGGCAGTCATCTGGGCCAGTCAGCAAGTTGTTCGATCTGACTCAAATAATACTTCTGCTGAAAAGAGTATTGAATCAAAGAGTTGA